TATATAAAATATACTCAGGAGGAGGATGATAAAACAAATCGTCCCTATACTTCGCGTTACATTGGTTCTTTAGTGGCTGATTTTCATAGAAATATGTTAAAAGGTGGGGTATATCTTTATCCTGAAACTGCTAAATCGCCAAAGGGTAAATTGCGACTATTATACGAATGTAATCCCCTTGCTTTTATTGCAGAGCAGGCAGGTGGATCTGCTTCTAATGGAAAAAGGCGAATTCTTGATATTGATCCGAAGGAATTACACCAAAAAACTCCACTTTATATTGGTTCTTCGGCTATGGTGGATAAAATAAAGGAATTTTTGGAAAGACATATTGAAGTTGGGGCCTGAGATCATAAAAGTTTGCCCTTTTCCTCCTGTTCAAAAAAAAGATCTATTTCCAGATTTCTTCCTTCTGCCGCTTCCACGGCTAATTGGTCGCAGCGTTCATTTTCGAGGTGTCCCGCATGACCTTTTACCCAAACAAAATTTACCTTGTGTTTAGCGTATGACCGCATTAAACGCATCCACAGATCCTGATTTTTTTTGCCCTGAAATCCCTTTTTCATCCAGCCGTAGATCCATTTTTTTTCAATGGCATCCACCACGTATTTCGAATCGGAATACACAGTAATTTCCAATCCATCCTTTGTTAAGGCTTCCAAACCCGCCACTACAGCCATAAGTTCCATGCGGTTGTTGGTGGTTTTTCGGAAACCTCCCGACAATTCCTTTTCGTGTTTACCGAATTTAAGGATGGTTCCAAATCCGCCTGGCCCGGGATTTCCTCTTGATGCTCCATCTGTATATATTTTTACCATTGTGGTCCCGGGTTTTAAATTCCTTTTACGTAATCTTTCAAAAAATATTTGTTAACCTTATAAAAATGCATAAATTTTACACCTTTATCGCAAATTTCAATTTGACACACACTTTTCGTTAAACGAAACACCACACAAAATGAAACAATTATTCCTTATCCTGAGTTTTATTTCCATTAGTACTGCGTGCAATACTGTTGAACGCGGTGCAGCGGAAAATGATACCCTGTCCCGTAAATTATTTGATACTTTACGGGATAATGATTTTGATAAATATGTAATACTTATTCCCGACAAAGGTACGTTCCGAAAAATTCAGGAGCATAACGGTCAGGAGATGGAAGATGTGAATAAGGTGTATGAGGAAGCATTACAAACAGCCGAAAACAGGTTTAACGATACAAGATCCATGTTTGGAAAGTGGGAAACTTGTAAATTTCTGCATAATACGGTGGAACCATCTAAATATGGCAATCTACCCTCTGAAGTGATTACGATAAAATTTAATGGCGATGGCGGTCCTTACAAGGTAACGGTCACCTCCGTTAAATTCAACAACCGATGGTATTGTATGGGAGATCTGAACTGGGTTGTTAAAACTGATTAAAAAGAGATTCTCCGCAATGAAGGAAGGCTTAAAAAAGGTTCCTTATCAAATATAAATACGATTGATTTTAGCGCAGTAAAATATTTTTTTATGCTTTTGCGTTCATTATCAACAATGCCATGTTTATTCATTTTAATATGATTTGACCTTTACTACACGTTAATAACCGTAATTTTCGCCACGTTTTTACATTACTTATTTATTGGTACGATATTTTACTTACTTGAATTTTATATGCTGAAATTAAAAATAATTAGACTCCTGATTTTATCTGTATTTATACTTGCAGGAGGAAGGTCATATGCACAACAATCGCTCATTCATTCGGATGTTTATGCCGATTATAAAAAAGCTTTTGAGTTATATGAAAATAAGATGTATTCCACAGCGCGCGAGTTATTCGATCAGGTGGCAATGATAATTCCCGAAGGAACCGAGGATGAAATATTTAATTATGTTTCAAACAGCAAATATTATTCTGCACGTTGTGCAATAGAACTTCGCAATCCCGATGCAGAAAAACAAATGCTGGAATTTATATATAATAATCCGGGAAACGTTTTGATAGGATCAGCATATAATGAACTTGGAAAAATATATTATAATAAAAAGGAATATACCAATGCCACAACCTGGTTTGAGAAGGTAGATGTTAAGGATCTTTCGCTGGAGGAGAGAGATCTATATAAATTCCAATATGCTTATAGTTTATTCAACAAGAAAAAATTTCCGGAAGCAAAAATTTTATTTGCACAGTTAAAAGATAAACAGGAAAGCCCTTATTATTTTGCCTCCAATTATTATTATGGTTTTATTCAGCAGGATGAAGGTAATTATGAAAACGCTTTGAGTTGTTTTGAGATAGTAAAAGATGTTACACCATACTCGTCGGTTGTTCCATATTATATTTCCAATATATATTTTCAGCAAGGTAAATACGATAAGGTTATCAGTTATGCAGAACCATTGATGGCTGATACTAAGTTAGTTTATTATGCGGAGATAAACAGTTTGTTAGGTCAGGCTTATTTCTATAAGAATAATTATAAAAAAGCTTTGCCTTATTTGAGTTATTATATTGAAAAAGCAAAAAATATTCGTTCAGAGGATTATTATCAACTTGCCTACACGCACTATAAAACGGGTGATGTAAATTCTGCGCTCACTACCTTAAAGGAAACTTCTGATGATAATGATACTTTATATCAGCATATTCAATTTTTATATGGTAACTGTTATCTCGATCTCAACAAAAAGGAAGAAGCCCGCAATGCTTTTATGGAGGCATCACGAATAGGTATTGATACGGAAATTCATGAAAATGCATTGTTGAATTATGGTAAACTTTCTTATGAATCAGCTTATTACACAGCTGCTGTATCAGCTTTTCAGGATTATTTAAAAACTTATCCAAAAGGTAAAAATAAATCGGAAGCGCAGGAATTACTGGCAACATCTTTATTAAGTACCAACGATTATGTTGCTGCGATGGAAGTGATTGAAAAGATACCACAAAAAACACCTAAATTAAAAGAGGCGTATCAAAAGGTATCTTATTACAGCGGCGTACAATTATTGGATCAGAAAAATTATACTGAAGCGGAAAAAATGTTTAACCAGTCGCTCGAAAATCCTATAGATGCAAACCTTCAGGCTGCATCCTATTTCTGGATAGGAGAAATACGATTTAACGAATCAAAATATCCTCAGGCGATTAATAATCACGTTAAATTTCAGGAACTTGCAAAGGTTGCAAAAGATCTGCCGGCAGAAACAACGGTGCCTTATTCCAATTACACTATAGGGTATGGGTATTTCAAACAAAAATCGTTTAGTAATGCAGCAAACTACTTTTCGAAAGTAACTACATCACTCAAAACAAGTAAAACTGATCTTATCCAGAATAATGTTTATATCGA
The genomic region above belongs to Bacteroidota bacterium and contains:
- a CDS encoding tetratricopeptide repeat protein, which codes for MLKLKIIRLLILSVFILAGGRSYAQQSLIHSDVYADYKKAFELYENKMYSTARELFDQVAMIIPEGTEDEIFNYVSNSKYYSARCAIELRNPDAEKQMLEFIYNNPGNVLIGSAYNELGKIYYNKKEYTNATTWFEKVDVKDLSLEERDLYKFQYAYSLFNKKKFPEAKILFAQLKDKQESPYYFASNYYYGFIQQDEGNYENALSCFEIVKDVTPYSSVVPYYISNIYFQQGKYDKVISYAEPLMADTKLVYYAEINSLLGQAYFYKNNYKKALPYLSYYIEKAKNIRSEDYYQLAYTHYKTGDVNSALTTLKETSDDNDTLYQHIQFLYGNCYLDLNKKEEARNAFMEASRIGIDTEIHENALLNYGKLSYESAYYTAAVSAFQDYLKTYPKGKNKSEAQELLATSLLSTNDYVAAMEVIEKIPQKTPKLKEAYQKVSYYSGVQLLDQKNYTEAEKMFNQSLENPIDANLQAASYFWIGEIRFNESKYPQAINNHVKFQELAKVAKDLPAETTVPYSNYTIGYGYFKQKSFSNAANYFSKVTTSLKTSKTDLIQNNVYIDAVLRLGDCYFMTKDYKKAETNYTKIIDNNNKGVDYALFQKGMLLGLQNNGSGKISTLQQLTSKYSNSLYVDDAMYEIANTHFILKQNSQSIAAFKDLINSKPNSSYAIKAYLKLGLIYYNEKDYKNSEKYYRLAYEMSPNSAEGKEAKEGLLDIVTITGETGAVDGVAATSEVDQKKYDYAKNKFDGSEFAGAAIAFSDYLREFPKGQFKTEAEFYRGESYFKVEQYGKALPDYESIIKNNRTKFLESALLRAGWIEYYQNEDYKTAYDYYDKLYDVADYKENTFVAMVGLLRTAYFLNDFDEVIVNANRILASDLVSNDEKIEAHYFSGQAHLSNNNIDKAYDAFSKAAALTTNEFGVESRFHMADILFQKGKLDESKAKCQQIINDMPAYEEWIVRSYILMADIAAAKGDFAQAKATLNSIIESYTGDPDLVELAKQKLEQIEEMEKSGKKKSNPDDSNEELEINFDNN
- the rnhA gene encoding ribonuclease HI, which encodes MVKIYTDGASRGNPGPGGFGTILKFGKHEKELSGGFRKTTNNRMELMAVVAGLEALTKDGLEITVYSDSKYVVDAIEKKWIYGWMKKGFQGKKNQDLWMRLMRSYAKHKVNFVWVKGHAGHLENERCDQLAVEAAEGRNLEIDLFFEQEEKGKLL